A genome region from Campylobacter ureolyticus ACS-301-V-Sch3b includes the following:
- a CDS encoding VirB8/TrbF family protein translates to MSKKIDETNPYLDAKREWLERYGNYISQKRNWQIIAVLSAIISLICVIFLGYSTTQNKLIPYVIEVDKLGNTSKVGIVQNIDLKNPNVIKYSLNTFIYSWRSVWGDVEIQRKFIFDAYAYLEPNSKAFNFINEEYREKNPFKQVSKENVRVKVKSIVPQNADTWQVEWEEETRNLKEEIISQITYRGFFQVKQIVPTTEEQILKNPLGIFIFDLNYAKIL, encoded by the coding sequence ATGAGTAAAAAAATAGATGAAACAAATCCATATTTAGACGCAAAAAGAGAGTGGCTTGAAAGATATGGAAATTATATATCTCAAAAAAGAAATTGGCAAATAATCGCAGTTCTTAGTGCGATTATCTCTTTAATTTGTGTTATTTTTCTTGGATACTCTACTACGCAAAACAAACTAATCCCATATGTGATAGAAGTTGATAAACTAGGAAATACTTCAAAAGTTGGAATAGTCCAAAATATAGATTTAAAAAATCCCAATGTTATAAAATATAGTCTTAATACTTTTATTTATTCTTGGCGTTCTGTGTGGGGCGATGTAGAAATTCAAAGAAAATTTATATTTGATGCATATGCCTACCTTGAACCAAATTCAAAAGCATTTAATTTTATAAATGAAGAATACAGAGAGAAAAATCCATTTAAGCAAGTAAGTAAAGAAAATGTCAGAGTAAAAGTTAAAAGTATTGTTCCACAAAACGCTGATACTTGGCAAGTTGAGTGGGAAGAAGAAACTAGAAATTTAAAAGAAGAGATTATTTCACAAATAACTTATAGGGGATTTTTCCAAGTTAAACAGATTGTGCCAACAACAGAAGAGCAAATTTTAAAAAATCCTTTGGGAATTTTTATATTTGATCTAAATTATGCAAAAATTTTATAA
- the trbG gene encoding P-type conjugative transfer protein TrbG has translation MKKILVLSFCAMALLYSNGFDERDYINLTPKEKKDLEIAQKWIDKKTTTIKGENGEIIFLFGDAMPSIITAPLRLTDIVLEPGEIIKDVQIGDSIRWVISLSTSGEEPLITSHVIIKPVDSGLQTTLNIMTNKRVYRLNLISEEKKFMPGVAFHYPNNITNTLSNYKKELQAKSNSKNFYKIKDDKIPTNIENLDFGYTITGNGEFKPLRVYNDGIKTYIQMAKNLKFYEAPALMILDSKNKEEVVNYRVKQDMYIVDRLFNKAILLSGVGKNQQKIIITKKSNKANQEIIDNVLYDLSLAKDKK, from the coding sequence ATGAAAAAAATACTAGTTTTAAGCTTTTGTGCTATGGCTCTTTTATATTCTAATGGCTTTGATGAAAGAGATTATATAAATTTAACACCGAAAGAAAAGAAAGATTTAGAAATAGCTCAAAAATGGATAGACAAAAAAACAACTACAATAAAAGGCGAAAATGGAGAGATTATTTTTCTTTTTGGTGATGCAATGCCAAGTATAATCACAGCTCCACTTAGACTTACAGATATAGTTTTAGAACCAGGTGAAATAATAAAAGATGTCCAAATTGGAGATAGCATTAGGTGGGTTATATCTTTAAGCACAAGCGGAGAAGAACCACTTATAACTTCTCATGTAATTATAAAACCTGTTGATAGCGGACTTCAAACTACACTAAATATTATGACAAATAAAAGAGTTTATAGGCTAAATTTAATTTCAGAAGAGAAAAAATTTATGCCAGGTGTTGCATTTCACTATCCAAATAACATAACAAACACTTTATCAAATTATAAAAAAGAGCTTCAAGCAAAATCAAATTCAAAGAATTTTTATAAAATCAAAGATGATAAAATTCCTACAAATATTGAAAATTTAGATTTTGGCTACACCATAACAGGAAATGGGGAATTTAAACCGCTTAGAGTATATAACGATGGAATCAAAACTTACATACAAATGGCTAAAAATTTGAAATTTTATGAAGCTCCTGCTTTGATGATATTAGATTCAAAAAACAAAGAAGAAGTAGTAAATTACAGAGTTAAGCAAGATATGTATATTGTTGATAGATTGTTTAATAAAGCAATTTTACTTTCTGGTGTTGGTAAAAATCAACAAAAAATTATCATAACCAAAAAATCAAACAAAGCAAACCAAGAAATTATAGACAATGTTTTATATGACTTATCACTTGCAAAGGATAAAAAATGA
- a CDS encoding TrbI/VirB10 family protein, whose protein sequence is MLDADSSPTKLSNNKRLSKFPIIIIFVIIVLVLLAIIYAALSKSQQLKTHQETTKTEQQSQTQNKDVKAYVNSLEESGKETTKQVPILATKDDFQADKNSTNIEVKSDNPLGKPVNLMEETNQLSEFELRELELKNEMRLKALTSISKLDVRNEETNNKNTADNYPNLDAVTNLQNQSFGEISEQDRDKKAEIFLSKKKDSGYLAQIKQKPFSEFELKAGWIIPAVLITGINSDLPGEILAQISQNIYDTASGKHLLIPQGSKVVGSYSSNIVYGQKRILVAWNKVIFPSGDTLNLSNMQGTSTDGYSGFKDKVNNHYFRIFGSALLLSSITAGISLADKSDGHQTETASDKAMSAAINQIGQVASEMIRKNMNIAPTLEIRPGYKFNIFVTKDIILEPLETLYE, encoded by the coding sequence ATTTTAGACGCCGATAGCTCACCAACAAAACTATCAAATAATAAAAGATTATCGAAATTTCCAATTATTATAATTTTTGTTATTATTGTTTTGGTGTTACTTGCTATTATTTACGCTGCACTATCAAAATCTCAACAATTAAAAACACACCAAGAAACAACTAAAACCGAGCAACAATCCCAAACCCAAAACAAAGATGTAAAAGCCTATGTCAATTCATTAGAAGAATCAGGCAAAGAAACAACAAAACAAGTTCCAATCTTAGCAACAAAAGATGATTTTCAAGCAGATAAAAATTCTACAAATATCGAAGTAAAATCAGATAATCCACTAGGAAAGCCTGTAAATTTAATGGAAGAAACAAATCAATTAAGCGAATTTGAACTTAGAGAGCTAGAATTAAAAAACGAAATGAGACTAAAAGCATTAACAAGTATTTCAAAACTCGATGTAAGAAATGAAGAAACAAACAACAAAAATACCGCAGATAACTATCCAAATTTAGACGCAGTAACAAATCTACAAAATCAAAGTTTTGGAGAAATTTCAGAACAAGATAGAGATAAAAAAGCAGAAATTTTTCTTTCAAAGAAAAAAGATAGCGGATATTTAGCTCAAATTAAACAAAAGCCTTTTAGCGAATTTGAATTAAAAGCAGGTTGGATTATTCCAGCAGTTTTAATCACAGGAATAAACTCGGATCTTCCAGGTGAAATTTTAGCTCAAATTTCACAAAATATTTATGATACCGCAAGTGGAAAACATCTTTTAATTCCACAAGGAAGCAAGGTCGTAGGCAGCTATTCAAGTAATATAGTTTATGGACAAAAAAGAATTCTAGTTGCTTGGAATAAAGTTATTTTTCCAAGTGGAGATACTTTAAATTTATCAAATATGCAAGGAACAAGCACAGATGGTTATTCAGGCTTTAAAGATAAAGTAAATAATCACTATTTTAGAATTTTTGGTTCAGCTTTACTTTTATCATCAATTACAGCTGGAATTTCTTTGGCAGATAAATCAGACGGACACCAAACAGAAACAGCCTCTGATAAAGCTATGTCAGCAGCTATAAATCAAATCGGACAAGTTGCAAGTGAGATGATAAGAAAAAATATGAATATCGCTCCAACACTTGAAATAAGACCTGGATATAAATTTAATATTTTTGTTACAAAAGATATTATTTTAGAACCCTTGGAGACATTATATGAGTGA
- a CDS encoding lytic transglycosylase domain-containing protein yields MFDLAIIENCKNPNVDTAIIRQIIEVESTKNQFAINVNKIGSFAPKTKDEAINLAKKYISNGYSVDIGLMQFNSKNLNSTLFSHYSVDDLLDACKNIKAGSDLFYLAYESTNPNLNKFQRITRALSIYNTGDEKSGFNNGYVKKYALFYDLQIYENAKKSNTKLTLNFNKYLLKNDKYFKIQGENYD; encoded by the coding sequence ATGTTTGATTTGGCTATTATTGAAAATTGTAAAAATCCAAATGTTGATACAGCCATAATTAGACAAATCATCGAAGTTGAAAGCACCAAAAATCAATTTGCAATTAATGTTAATAAAATTGGTAGTTTTGCACCAAAAACAAAAGATGAAGCTATAAATTTGGCTAAAAAATATATCTCAAATGGATATAGTGTCGATATTGGTTTAATGCAATTTAATTCTAAAAATTTAAACTCTACGCTTTTTTCACATTATAGCGTCGATGATTTATTAGATGCTTGTAAAAACATAAAAGCAGGAAGTGATCTTTTTTATTTAGCGTATGAAAGCACAAATCCAAATTTAAACAAATTTCAAAGAATTACAAGAGCTTTAAGCATTTATAATACAGGTGATGAAAAATCAGGTTTTAATAATGGATATGTAAAAAAATACGCACTATTTTATGATTTGCAAATTTATGAAAACGCTAAAAAATCAAATACAAAACTGACTTTAAATTTTAATAAATACTTACTAAAAAATGATAAATATTTTAAAATACAAGGAGAAAATTATGATTAA
- a CDS encoding single-stranded DNA-binding protein: MINTITIAGRVVADPMINFTKSGMAVLNFTIANNRKYKSVEQTTFIDVTLFGAYAQSLENHIKKGIAIDVVGELIQERWENDGKNYYKYKINAKEIDFRIPKSITKEPYENLEGEFYEDFQ; the protein is encoded by the coding sequence ATGATTAACACCATAACAATTGCTGGAAGAGTTGTAGCTGATCCAATGATAAATTTTACTAAAAGTGGAATGGCAGTTTTAAATTTCACTATCGCAAACAATAGAAAATATAAAAGCGTAGAACAAACCACATTTATTGATGTAACTCTTTTTGGTGCTTACGCACAATCCTTAGAAAACCACATAAAAAAAGGAATTGCCATTGATGTAGTTGGAGAACTCATCCAAGAAAGATGGGAAAACGATGGAAAAAACTACTACAAATATAAAATAAACGCCAAAGAGATAGATTTTAGAATTCCAAAAAGTATTACAAAAGAACCTTATGAAAATTTAGAAGGAGAATTTTATGAAGATTTTCAATGA